Proteins encoded within one genomic window of Blattabacterium cuenoti:
- the leuS gene encoding leucine--tRNA ligase yields the protein MEYNFREIEKRWQTYWRKNHLFYAKENCFYKNKKYYILNMFPYPSGAGLHIGHCLGYIASDIYARYKRAKGYNVLNPIGFDSFGLPAEQYAIQTGQHPYETTRKNIQRYKKQINKIGISFDWSRSLCTSDPTYYRWTQWMFIQIFNSWYDKKSEQAKSIDTLIEEFNKNGNLFVTASSSFNYKFNSKEWKKLNSFKKESILLDYRLAFLCKKTVNWCPDLGTVLANEEIKNGKSQRGGYPIYKKKMLQWHIRISAYIERLLKGLELIDCSKSLKNLQSNWIGKNLGSSILLEIMFPKKNRKKIELFISRPETIFGMTFIILSTDHPLVEKITLSSHKENVMNYINKNNNILLKKETTIFGVFTGNYVFHPFIMDKKIPIYISDDFPIDKETKSIIGIPGHEKDSFKFAKKFGLEIIQVLLKEKKVDDSTKNNEDQNEICINSDFLNGLDSKEAKEKIIRILEKKNIGKRKNTYKLRDAVFSRQRYWGEPIPIYFKNKIPKTIPIEKLPLLLPKIENYHPKNGKSPLERVNQWAWDEKNMKIVSKDLIDKKHVFPIETSTMPSWAGSSWYFIRYMDVHNHQFFIDKKKEHYWKNVNLYIGGSEHTTGHLIYARFWHKFLKDRGWISSEEPFKKILNPGMILSYSAIILKAIGKNIFVSYGLRNKNYNFSFQEIYVDLSLIKNNKLNINQFKKWRTEFSNAEFFLEKGNFFCKRKLEKMSKSKYNVINPDKIYEKYGSDVFRLYEMFLGPITQSKSWNDEKINGIKNFINKFWRLFHKNGVFQVSELSPTFEEFQILHKTIKKLQEKIKSFSFNTSISLFMIVVNQLTILKCNKRKILEPLVKLLAPFAPHIAEELWKKLGGKKSVILSSIPILDTKFLVEKKITYPIMLNGKFKFQEKFESNITTKQIKKKILNHYKTKFFLKEKVLKKIIIVPKKVINIII from the coding sequence TTCAAACTGGACAACATCCTTATGAAACTACACGTAAAAATATTCAAAGATATAAAAAACAAATCAATAAAATAGGAATCTCTTTCGATTGGAGCCGTTCATTATGTACAAGTGATCCCACTTATTATCGTTGGACTCAATGGATGTTTATTCAAATTTTTAATTCTTGGTATGACAAAAAAAGTGAACAAGCTAAATCTATAGATACTTTGATTGAAGAATTTAATAAAAACGGAAATTTATTTGTAACTGCTAGCAGTTCATTCAATTACAAATTTAATTCAAAAGAGTGGAAAAAATTAAATTCTTTTAAAAAAGAATCCATTCTTTTAGACTATCGTTTAGCTTTTTTATGTAAAAAAACAGTTAATTGGTGTCCAGATTTAGGAACTGTTTTAGCAAATGAAGAAATAAAAAATGGAAAAAGTCAAAGAGGCGGATATCCAATTTACAAAAAGAAAATGTTACAATGGCATATCCGAATTAGCGCTTATATAGAAAGACTTTTAAAGGGATTAGAATTGATTGATTGTTCTAAGTCTTTAAAAAATTTACAATCTAATTGGATAGGAAAAAATTTAGGATCATCTATTTTATTAGAAATCATGTTTCCAAAAAAAAATAGAAAAAAAATAGAATTATTTATTTCTCGTCCAGAAACTATATTTGGAATGACTTTCATTATTTTATCTACAGATCATCCACTTGTAGAAAAAATTACTCTTTCTTCCCATAAGGAAAATGTGATGAATTATATTAACAAGAATAACAACATTCTATTAAAAAAAGAAACAACTATTTTTGGGGTTTTTACAGGAAATTATGTTTTTCATCCATTTATTATGGATAAAAAAATTCCTATTTATATCAGTGATGACTTTCCTATAGATAAGGAAACAAAATCTATAATAGGAATACCAGGTCATGAAAAAGATAGTTTTAAATTTGCGAAAAAATTTGGTTTGGAAATAATACAAGTCCTTCTTAAGGAAAAAAAAGTAGATGATTCTACTAAGAATAACGAAGATCAAAATGAAATATGCATAAATTCCGATTTTTTAAATGGATTAGATTCAAAAGAAGCAAAGGAAAAAATTATACGAATATTAGAAAAAAAAAATATTGGAAAAAGAAAAAATACATATAAATTACGAGATGCTGTTTTTTCTAGACAAAGATATTGGGGAGAACCAATTCCTATTTATTTTAAAAATAAAATCCCAAAAACTATTCCTATTGAAAAACTTCCTCTTCTTCTTCCAAAGATAGAAAATTATCATCCAAAAAATGGAAAATCTCCATTGGAGAGGGTAAATCAATGGGCTTGGGATGAAAAAAATATGAAAATAGTTTCAAAAGATCTTATAGATAAAAAACACGTATTTCCAATAGAAACTAGTACTATGCCTAGTTGGGCTGGATCAAGTTGGTATTTTATCCGTTATATGGATGTTCATAACCATCAATTTTTTATTGATAAAAAAAAAGAACATTATTGGAAAAATGTTAATTTATATATTGGAGGATCTGAACATACTACAGGACATTTGATTTATGCAAGATTTTGGCATAAATTTCTGAAGGATAGAGGTTGGATAAGTTCAGAAGAACCTTTTAAAAAAATTCTTAATCCAGGAATGATTCTTAGCTATTCTGCTATTATACTGAAAGCTATTGGAAAAAATATATTTGTCTCTTATGGATTAAGAAATAAAAATTATAATTTTTCATTTCAAGAAATTTATGTAGATCTATCTCTTATAAAAAATAATAAATTAAACATCAATCAATTTAAAAAATGGAGGACAGAATTTTCTAATGCAGAATTTTTTTTAGAAAAAGGAAATTTTTTTTGCAAAAGAAAATTGGAAAAAATGTCTAAGTCTAAATATAATGTAATTAATCCGGATAAAATCTATGAAAAATATGGATCAGATGTCTTTCGACTTTATGAAATGTTTTTAGGTCCCATTACACAATCTAAATCTTGGAATGATGAAAAAATTAATGGAATCAAAAATTTTATCAATAAATTTTGGCGGTTATTCCATAAAAATGGAGTTTTTCAAGTAAGTGAATTATCTCCAACTTTTGAAGAATTTCAAATATTACATAAAACAATAAAGAAATTGCAAGAAAAAATAAAATCTTTTTCTTTTAATACATCGATTAGTCTTTTTATGATTGTTGTGAACCAACTAACTATTTTAAAATGTAATAAAAGAAAGATATTGGAACCACTCGTCAAATTACTAGCTCCATTTGCTCCTCATATAGCTGAAGAACTTTGGAAAAAATTAGGAGGAAAAAAATCTGTTATTCTTTCTTCTATTCCTATTTTAGATACAAAATTTCTTGTAGAAAAAAAAATAACATATCCCATTATGTTAAATGGAAAGTTCAAATTTCAAGAAAAATTTGAATCAAATATTACAACAAAACAAATAAAAAAGAAAATATTAAATCATTATAAAACAAAATTCTTTTTAAAAGAAAAAGTATTAAAAAAAATAATCATAGTTCCAAAAAAAGTTATAAATATAATTATTTAA
- a CDS encoding Glu/Leu/Phe/Val family dehydrogenase gives MSKKNKNKTYSFFSFLENNFDKAAQFLSIEKGILEQIKACNSVYSIHFPVKIGKKIKVIEAYRVQHSHHKLPCKGGIRYSIKVTQDEIMTLAALMTYKCAIVDVPFGGAKGGIKMDPQTISVENIEKITRRYTSELIKKNFIGPGIDVPAPDYGTGEREMSWIFDTFLSIRPGEVDALACVTGKPVSQGGVRGRKEATGLGVFYGIRELCRIKEDMLSIGLDVGLIGKKVIIQGLGNVGYHAATFFHEAGAIIIALAEREGAIYNKKGLNVSNVILHLKNTGSILNFPGAKNIENTEKALELECDILIPAALENVIHKNNVNRIKAKIIGEAANGPITPEADEILEKMGVIVVPDIYLNAGGVTVSYFEWLKNLSHVRYGRMEKRFSENMNAELLQVIETICKKKILTEEKKIILRGAREIDLVRSGLEDTMISGFHKIRELKKSIGIKNMRTAAFVFAINKIIDSYERLGIFP, from the coding sequence ATGTCAAAAAAAAACAAAAATAAAACGTATAGTTTTTTTAGTTTTCTAGAAAATAATTTTGATAAAGCAGCACAATTTCTTTCTATTGAAAAAGGCATTTTAGAACAAATTAAAGCTTGTAATTCTGTATACAGCATTCACTTTCCTGTAAAAATAGGAAAAAAAATAAAAGTGATTGAAGCGTACAGAGTTCAACATTCTCATCACAAATTACCCTGTAAAGGAGGAATAAGATATAGCATAAAAGTAACTCAAGATGAAATTATGACTTTAGCTGCATTAATGACATATAAATGTGCTATAGTAGATGTTCCTTTTGGAGGAGCCAAAGGAGGAATTAAAATGGATCCACAAACTATTTCTGTAGAAAATATAGAAAAGATAACTCGTCGTTACACTTCTGAACTAATTAAAAAAAATTTTATAGGACCAGGAATTGATGTTCCTGCTCCTGATTATGGGACTGGAGAAAGAGAAATGAGTTGGATTTTTGATACATTTTTATCTATTAGACCTGGAGAAGTAGATGCTTTAGCCTGTGTGACAGGAAAACCTGTATCACAAGGAGGAGTTAGAGGAAGAAAGGAAGCAACAGGATTAGGTGTTTTTTATGGAATTAGAGAATTGTGCCGTATCAAAGAGGATATGCTGTCTATAGGTCTTGATGTAGGGTTAATAGGAAAAAAAGTGATAATACAAGGGTTAGGAAATGTAGGATATCATGCCGCTACTTTTTTTCATGAAGCAGGAGCTATTATTATCGCATTAGCAGAAAGGGAAGGAGCTATTTACAATAAAAAAGGATTAAATGTATCCAATGTGATTTTACACTTGAAGAATACCGGATCCATATTAAATTTTCCAGGAGCAAAAAATATTGAGAATACAGAAAAAGCGTTAGAGTTAGAATGTGATATCCTTATTCCAGCGGCACTAGAAAATGTTATACACAAAAATAATGTCAATCGTATTAAAGCAAAAATTATTGGAGAAGCTGCAAATGGACCTATTACTCCAGAAGCGGATGAAATATTAGAAAAAATGGGAGTAATTGTAGTTCCAGACATTTATTTAAATGCTGGAGGAGTCACAGTCTCTTATTTTGAATGGTTAAAAAATTTAAGTCATGTCCGATATGGACGGATGGAAAAACGTTTTAGTGAAAATATGAATGCGGAATTACTGCAAGTGATAGAAACTATTTGCAAAAAAAAGATTTTAACAGAAGAAAAAAAAATTATTTTGAGAGGAGCAAGAGAAATAGATTTAGTCAGAAGTGGATTAGAAGATACAATGATTAGTGGATTTCATAAGATTCGTGAATTAAAAAAATCAATAGGAATAAAAAACATGCGTACGGCAGCATTTGTTTTTGCTATAAATAAAATCATAGATTCTTATGAAAGATTAGGAATTTTTCCATAA
- the pyrH gene encoding UMP kinase, translating into MKYKRSLLKLSGEALMGNNEFGLHSTRLKQYAEEVKKVVDMGAQVAIVIGGGNIFRGFSSRIKENTIDRIGGDYMGMLATVINGIAFQSYLENVGICTYIQTAIRMDQIAEPFVKDRAIHHLEKGRVVIFVAGLGNPYFTTDTAAVLRAIEIKADVLLKGTRVDGIYTNDPEKDKYAKKLKKISFDMAYKMGIKVMDQTAFILGNENNLPIIIFDMNRKGNFQKVISGEEIGTLVSKKK; encoded by the coding sequence ATGAAGTACAAAAGATCATTGTTGAAATTGAGCGGAGAAGCTCTTATGGGAAATAACGAATTTGGACTTCATTCTACTCGTCTTAAACAATATGCTGAAGAAGTAAAAAAAGTAGTAGATATGGGAGCTCAAGTCGCTATAGTTATTGGAGGAGGAAATATATTTAGAGGATTTTCTTCTAGAATCAAAGAAAACACGATCGATAGAATAGGAGGAGATTATATGGGAATGTTAGCCACTGTGATTAACGGAATAGCATTTCAATCTTATTTAGAAAATGTAGGAATATGTACTTACATACAAACCGCTATTAGAATGGATCAAATAGCAGAACCATTTGTCAAAGATAGAGCAATTCATCATCTTGAAAAAGGAAGAGTTGTTATATTTGTTGCAGGATTAGGAAATCCATATTTTACAACGGATACAGCGGCTGTATTACGTGCTATAGAGATAAAAGCGGATGTTTTACTAAAAGGAACTAGAGTTGATGGAATATACACAAATGATCCAGAAAAAGATAAATATGCCAAAAAACTTAAAAAAATATCCTTTGATATGGCATATAAAATGGGAATAAAAGTTATGGATCAAACGGCATTTATTTTAGGAAATGAAAATAATTTACCTATCATTATTTTTGATATGAATAGAAAAGGAAATTTTCAGAAAGTAATTTCTGGAGAAGAAATAGGGACCCTTGTTTCTAAAAAAAAATAG
- the frr gene encoding ribosome recycling factor produces MDEFNKIFFYCKKDMEKILEKFQKEIHRIRLGSKSIIPFIEKIKIKCYGALFPLIEVANIHIIDNINITIQPWDRSIISNIDKAIIDSNLGVMPTNKGEYIHIHLPIITEEGRKNLMKKIKSQTEQAKVFIRNTRKKNNQNIKKLKLSEDLHKKGENRIQKITNEYIQKIDCFFLSKEKEILKNK; encoded by the coding sequence ATGGATGAATTCAATAAAATTTTTTTTTACTGCAAAAAAGACATGGAAAAAATTTTGGAAAAATTCCAAAAAGAAATTCATCGTATTAGATTAGGAAGTAAATCGATTATTCCTTTTATAGAAAAAATAAAAATAAAATGTTATGGGGCTTTATTCCCTTTGATTGAAGTAGCCAATATTCACATTATAGATAACATAAATATTACAATTCAACCTTGGGATCGTTCTATAATATCTAATATAGACAAAGCAATCATAGATTCTAATTTAGGGGTTATGCCCACTAATAAAGGAGAATATATTCATATTCATCTTCCTATAATTACGGAAGAGGGAAGAAAAAATTTAATGAAAAAAATTAAATCACAAACAGAACAAGCAAAAGTCTTTATAAGAAATACACGAAAGAAAAACAATCAAAACATAAAAAAATTGAAACTATCAGAAGATTTACATAAAAAAGGGGAAAATAGAATACAGAAAATAACCAACGAATATATTCAAAAAATTGATTGTTTCTTTCTTTCTAAAGAAAAAGAAATACTGAAAAATAAATGA
- the asnS gene encoding asparagine--tRNA ligase: MNDKIEKYSIKELLDQYKIFLNKTVLVEGWIRSFRNSIFVSLNDGSTIQNLQIILSKNLEKNFLKKITIGTSIQVIGIITESIGKKQSIELRSLKITIYGGVDPKNFQKSILQPKQHSLETLRKQAHLRFRTNLFSSIMRIRHHIAFFIHKYFHKNGFFYINTPIITTSNSEGSGEMFQVTTIDLKNVPVKGKIDYKKDFFKCQTYLSVSGQLEAETASLALGKVYTFGPVFRAENSNTSRHLSEFWMIEPEMAFYHLEENMNLAEDFLKSIIKSILDFCIEDLSFLNEHIKKWNSKKKEISLLEKLKFILKFPFQRISYTEAINILKKKEKNKNFVYPVIWGIDLQSEHEQYLVSEYFQSPVIVFDYPSCIKAFYMRMNKDRKTVRAMDVLFPEIGEIIGGSQREERYDMLLNRIKDTKIDSRKLWWYLDTRRFGSVPHSGFGLGFDRLVQFITGMKNIRDVIPFPRTPNNAEF, from the coding sequence ATGAATGATAAAATAGAAAAATATTCAATTAAAGAATTATTAGATCAATATAAAATTTTCTTAAATAAAACAGTTTTAGTGGAAGGTTGGATTCGTTCTTTTAGAAATTCTATTTTTGTATCATTAAATGATGGATCTACAATACAAAATCTTCAAATTATTTTATCCAAAAATTTGGAAAAAAATTTTTTAAAAAAAATAACAATTGGAACTTCTATTCAAGTTATAGGAATTATAACAGAAAGCATAGGAAAAAAACAAAGCATAGAATTACGATCATTAAAAATAACTATTTATGGAGGAGTAGATCCTAAAAATTTTCAAAAATCTATTTTACAACCAAAACAACATAGTTTGGAAACATTGCGTAAACAAGCACATTTACGTTTTCGTACAAATCTTTTTAGTAGTATTATGCGAATACGTCATCATATAGCTTTTTTTATACATAAATATTTTCATAAAAATGGATTTTTTTATATTAACACTCCAATTATAACTACTTCCAATTCTGAAGGATCTGGAGAAATGTTTCAAGTGACTACTATAGATTTAAAAAATGTTCCCGTAAAAGGAAAGATTGATTATAAAAAAGATTTTTTTAAATGCCAAACCTATCTTAGTGTTTCTGGACAATTAGAAGCAGAAACAGCTTCTCTAGCATTAGGAAAAGTATATACTTTCGGTCCTGTTTTTCGTGCAGAAAATTCTAATACTTCACGCCATTTATCTGAATTTTGGATGATAGAACCAGAAATGGCTTTTTATCATTTAGAAGAAAATATGAACTTAGCAGAAGATTTTTTAAAATCTATCATTAAATCTATTCTTGATTTTTGTATAGAAGACTTATCATTTTTAAATGAACATATCAAAAAATGGAATTCTAAAAAAAAAGAAATTTCTCTTTTAGAAAAATTGAAATTTATATTGAAATTTCCATTTCAACGAATTAGTTATACTGAGGCAATAAATATTCTTAAAAAAAAGGAAAAAAACAAAAATTTTGTTTATCCAGTTATTTGGGGAATAGATTTACAATCGGAACATGAACAATATCTAGTTAGTGAATATTTCCAATCTCCTGTAATTGTATTTGATTATCCTTCTTGTATAAAAGCTTTTTATATGCGCATGAATAAGGATAGAAAAACAGTTAGAGCTATGGATGTTTTATTTCCAGAAATAGGAGAAATCATAGGAGGATCTCAAAGAGAAGAACGTTATGATATGTTATTAAATCGCATAAAAGATACAAAAATAGATAGTCGTAAACTTTGGTGGTATTTAGATACACGTCGTTTTGGTTCTGTTCCTCATAGTGGATTTGGATTAGGATTTGATCGCCTAGTTCAATTCATTACAGGAATGAAAAATATTCGTGATGTGATTCCTTTTCCAAGGACACCTAATAATGCAGAATTTTAA
- the rpoN gene encoding RNA polymerase factor sigma-54, which produces MLKQRLLQKKQQRLSPQQIKLMKLVQLSTLDFEQRVKKELEENPALEEDYSNNDFPTENCDIEYPENTFDIFSDTENSNNHNNRIEDFDEINIEEYLSDDEIIENSSYKKNTSINNTSFRRNNPYGISFQEYLKSQLHTFRFLNKEDLLIADFIIGNFDENGYLRREISSISDDIFLILGISVSVEKIEKLLFNYIQKLDPIGIGSRNLQECLLLQLKNKKESLEVNLAKKIIQNYFKSFTKKDYQKLQNQLKTTKKDLRKAIYQIEKLNPKPGKIYSVNTLNLDDIIPDFTIFIVDGKLELSLNHRNTPELKVSSLYLDMLKSYKCSKKKRDRKNDENTVLFIKQKIDSAKWFVDAIKQRQNTLMLTMNAIMDYQKEYFLTGDPYKIKPMILKNISQKIGVGISTVSRVASSKYVNTPYGTFLIKSFFSEKMINEEGEEISSIKIKKLLGESIAKENKQKPLTDEKLSKILQKKGYLIARRTVTKYRDQMQIPIARMRKIL; this is translated from the coding sequence ATGTTAAAACAAAGGTTATTACAAAAAAAACAACAGAGACTTTCTCCACAGCAAATTAAACTAATGAAATTAGTACAATTATCTACTTTGGATTTTGAACAAAGAGTAAAAAAAGAACTAGAAGAAAATCCAGCGTTAGAAGAAGATTATTCTAATAATGATTTTCCTACAGAAAATTGTGATATAGAATATCCGGAAAACACATTTGATATTTTTTCAGATACAGAAAATTCGAATAATCATAATAATAGAATAGAAGATTTTGATGAGATTAATATTGAAGAATATCTAAGTGATGATGAAATCATAGAGAATTCTTCTTATAAGAAAAACACAAGTATAAATAATACTTCTTTTAGGAGGAATAATCCTTATGGAATCTCTTTTCAAGAATATTTAAAAAGTCAATTACATACTTTTCGTTTCTTAAATAAGGAAGATTTATTGATAGCAGATTTTATAATAGGAAATTTTGATGAAAATGGTTATCTAAGAAGAGAAATATCTTCTATATCGGATGATATCTTTTTGATACTTGGAATATCAGTTTCTGTAGAAAAAATTGAAAAATTACTTTTTAATTATATACAAAAATTAGATCCTATAGGAATAGGATCTAGAAATTTACAAGAATGTCTACTTTTACAATTAAAAAATAAAAAAGAATCATTAGAAGTAAATTTGGCAAAAAAAATTATACAAAATTATTTTAAATCTTTTACAAAAAAAGATTATCAGAAATTACAAAATCAATTAAAAACAACAAAAAAAGATTTGCGAAAAGCTATCTATCAGATAGAAAAGTTAAATCCAAAACCAGGAAAAATCTATTCTGTAAATACTCTAAATTTAGATGATATTATTCCAGATTTCACTATTTTTATAGTGGATGGAAAATTAGAACTATCTCTAAATCATAGAAATACTCCAGAATTAAAAGTTTCGTCTTTATATTTAGATATGTTAAAATCTTATAAGTGTTCAAAAAAAAAAAGAGACAGAAAAAATGATGAAAATACTGTTTTGTTTATAAAACAAAAAATAGATTCAGCAAAATGGTTTGTAGATGCTATAAAACAGAGACAGAATACTTTAATGTTAACAATGAACGCTATTATGGATTACCAAAAAGAATATTTTTTAACTGGAGATCCATATAAAATAAAACCTATGATTTTAAAAAACATTTCTCAGAAAATTGGAGTAGGAATCTCAACGGTCTCTCGTGTTGCAAGCAGCAAATATGTAAATACACCATATGGAACTTTTCTAATAAAAAGTTTTTTTTCAGAAAAAATGATAAACGAAGAAGGAGAAGAAATTTCTTCAATTAAAATAAAAAAACTATTAGGAGAATCTATTGCAAAAGAAAATAAACAAAAGCCTTTAACTGACGAGAAATTATCAAAAATTCTTCAAAAAAAAGGTTATTTAATAGCTAGAAGAACTGTCACGAAATATAGAGATCAAATGCAAATCCCTATTGCAAGAATGCGAAAAATTTTATAA
- a CDS encoding aldehyde dehydrogenase family protein, giving the protein MNKFKTINPYDNQILNTYSFLSEKDIFNKLSIANQAYKEWKNSSFSYRIKKITRLSFCMQKTIDILSYLITQEMGKPITQSIAEVNKCIQLCEYYSNFKESIFFQEITTTEYEKSYVRFESIGTILGIMPWNYPIWQTIRSSIPNLLLGNVIFIKPALNTAGCSILLEKIFIESGFPKGVFQVILIDIPQIESVISNSTIQGVTFTGSHFAGSHIGYLSGKNIKKSILELGGNDAFVVMKDVKNIEKTGKLAAESRLNNTGQTCISAKRFIVDNSIVDDFIDIVIQEMKKYQRGDLYNESTKIGYISRYDLSERLYQQYNNIILNGGKICLRSIRDKNFFSPSLLMIENKNIPKEEIFGPIGLVYSYSDEEEIPYIVNATCYGLGASIWTENLEKAEILSKEINTGMVFVNEIVKSDPRFPFGGIKKSGYGRELSILSIKEFSNWKTIIIKKPL; this is encoded by the coding sequence ATGAATAAGTTTAAAACCATTAATCCTTATGATAATCAAATATTAAATACTTATTCTTTTTTATCTGAAAAAGATATTTTTAATAAGTTATCTATAGCTAATCAAGCATATAAAGAATGGAAAAATTCTTCTTTTTCTTATAGAATAAAAAAGATTACTAGACTGTCTTTTTGCATGCAAAAAACTATAGATATTCTATCGTATTTAATTACTCAGGAAATGGGGAAACCCATAACTCAATCAATAGCAGAAGTAAATAAATGTATACAATTGTGTGAATATTATTCCAATTTTAAAGAATCTATTTTTTTTCAAGAGATAACTACTACTGAATATGAAAAATCTTATGTTCGATTTGAATCTATAGGAACTATATTAGGAATTATGCCTTGGAACTATCCAATTTGGCAAACTATAAGATCTTCTATTCCTAATTTGCTATTAGGAAATGTAATTTTTATAAAACCTGCTCTTAATACGGCAGGTTGTTCTATTCTTTTAGAAAAAATATTTATTGAATCTGGATTTCCAAAAGGAGTTTTTCAAGTTATTTTGATAGATATTCCCCAAATAGAATCGGTGATATCTAATTCAACTATACAAGGAGTTACTTTTACAGGAAGTCATTTTGCTGGAAGTCATATAGGATATTTATCAGGAAAAAATATTAAAAAATCTATTTTAGAATTAGGAGGAAATGATGCTTTTGTAGTAATGAAAGATGTCAAAAACATAGAGAAAACTGGAAAATTGGCGGCAGAATCTAGATTAAATAATACAGGACAAACATGTATTTCTGCTAAAAGATTTATTGTGGATAATTCTATTGTAGATGATTTTATAGATATTGTCATTCAGGAAATGAAAAAATATCAAAGAGGAGATTTGTACAATGAATCAACTAAAATAGGTTATATTTCTCGTTATGATTTATCTGAAAGATTGTATCAACAATACAACAATATTATTTTAAATGGAGGAAAGATATGTTTAAGATCTATAAGAGATAAAAATTTTTTTTCTCCATCATTATTGATGATAGAGAATAAAAACATTCCCAAAGAGGAAATATTTGGTCCAATAGGATTAGTTTATTCTTATTCTGATGAAGAAGAAATTCCCTATATTGTTAATGCTACATGTTATGGATTAGGTGCTTCCATTTGGACGGAAAATTTAGAGAAAGCGGAAATATTATCCAAAGAAATCAATACTGGAATGGTATTTGTGAATGAAATAGTAAAATCAGATCCTCGTTTTCCTTTTGGAGGAATAAAAAAATCTGGATATGGAAGAGAACTTTCTATTCTATCTATCAAAGAATTTTCTAATTGGAAAACCATTATTATTAAAAAACCATTATAA
- a CDS encoding SufE family protein: MTLQDKEERIKKEFFLLKNWEEKYEYLIDLGRNLPKKSYEFRSEDKLIHGCQSQVWLEAQLKGLRIFFDADSDALLPRGMAALMIRLYSGHLPFEILSSKTNFISEIGLKTFLSPIRSNGILLFIKKIKLYAIAFHAKISASASLNGKVKNQ, translated from the coding sequence ATGACGTTACAGGATAAAGAAGAAAGGATAAAAAAAGAATTTTTTCTTCTAAAAAATTGGGAAGAAAAATATGAATATCTTATAGATTTAGGAAGAAATTTACCAAAAAAATCTTATGAATTTCGATCAGAAGACAAATTAATTCATGGCTGTCAATCTCAAGTTTGGTTGGAAGCCCAATTAAAAGGATTACGTATTTTTTTTGATGCAGATAGTGATGCTTTGTTACCTAGAGGAATGGCTGCTCTTATGATTCGCCTATATTCAGGACATCTTCCTTTTGAAATTCTTTCATCAAAGACAAATTTTATTTCAGAAATAGGGTTAAAAACATTTTTATCCCCTATTCGATCGAATGGGATTCTCTTGTTTATAAAAAAAATAAAGTTATATGCAATAGCTTTTCATGCAAAAATTTCTGCTAGTGCTAGTTTGAATGGAAAAGTTAAAAATCAATAA